A window of Roseiflexus castenholzii DSM 13941 genomic DNA:
GCGCATCCTTATGATCTGCGGGCTAAAGCCCTCGCTCAGGACGTGGAAGCCCTGGAGGGGCTTTCACGATCTCAGCCAGGGCTTCAGCCCGCAGCGCCCAGGAATACTGGGTTATTTTCTTAATCTTCGACGTGCGCGCAATGACCGAAGGCGGCATCATGGGATTGGGCGGCGGTGGCGGGTAGCGCCGGTCCCGAACGGGACGCATCCTGCAGGCTCGATGAACTTTGAAAAATACTCTGCTATCCGTCCACCCGCCTGGCGACTAATGGGGATTAAGAAATGAGTCCGGTAAACCTGTGCTGCCGTGCCGCGCATCCTTATGATCTGCGGGCTAAAGCCCTCGCTCAGGACGTGGAAGCCCTGGAGGGGCTTTCACGATCTCAGCCAGGGCTTCAGCCCGCAGCGCCCAGGAATACTGGGTTATTTTCTTAATCTTCGACGTGCGCGCAATGACCGAAGGCGGCATCATGGGATTGGGCGGCGGTGGCGGGTAGCGCTGGTCCCGAACGGGACGCATCCGGCAGGCTCGATGAACTTTGAAAAATACTCTGCTATCCGTCCACCCGCCTGGCGACTAATGGGGGATTAAGAAATGAGTCCGGTAAGCCTGTGCTGCCGTGCCGCGCATCCTTATGATCTGCGGGCTAAAGCCCTCGCTCAGGACGTGGAAGCCCCTCCGGGGCTTCCACGATCTCAGCCAGGGCTTCAGCCCGCAGCGCCCAGGAATACTGGGTTATTTTCTTAATCTTCTTACGTCGCGGGCTATGGAAAGCGAAGCCCGCCTGCGCGGGCTAGCGCGGATGATTCGGATTAATTACTCAAAGACCATGCAGCCTGCGGGAGACAGTTGGGCAGCACAGGCACGCCTCCGCCGTGCCTGCTGTGTATTGGCATGTGACTCTGGAAAGTCTGAACGGTGGTAAAACTTCTCGTCTACACTGGATCGCCCGGCGCGGGCATCAGCATGGCGGCGGCAGCGGAGGCGGCGCGCGCTGCCGATGCGGGAAAGCGCACGTTGCTGCTGACGTATGGCTCGACAGCGGGGTTGGGCGCGCTTTTGGGCGTTGCCATTGGCAGCGTGCCGGTTGAAGTTGCACCGCGCCTCAATGCACTGGCGCTCGATGCCCGCAGCGAACTGGCAGCCGCCTGGGAGGAAACCCGCGCGACCCTCCTGCCGCCCTTCAGCAACCTCGCCGGTGATGAACTCCCCCAACCCCCGGCGTCTGACGCTGCGTTTGCGCTTCTCCGTATCCGTGATCTCGCTCCCAACTATGATCGCGTGGTTGTGGACGCCGGACCGCACGATCCACTGATCGAAGCGCTTGGCGTTCCCGACAATCTGCGCTGGATCGCGCGACTTCTCATTGGTCTCGACGGTCAACCCGCACAGGGGTCGCTGCTGCCGGGGTTGTTGCTGCCGCCTGAGTTTGTCAGCAATCTGCGGCGCGTGCTGGTGGAAGCCGAGCGCCTGCGCAACCTGCTCGACGCCCCCGCGAGTATGGTCTGTTATGTGCTGCGCCCCGATGCGGCGGCGCTGGCAGAGGCGCGCCTGGCAATCCCCGCCATTCAGTTGCACGGCGTGGCTGTCGGTGCGCTGGTCGCCGGTCCACTCCTGCCGCCCAACCCGGAAGACGCGCGCCTGGCGCCGCTCGAACGGTTGCAGGCAGCACTGCTCGATGAAGCCGCTGCGATCTGGTCCGCCCGGCCGTTGCTCCGGCTTGATATGAGCGCGACCGCCGGCGGGCATATGCCGTTGCTGCTCGCCGGGCGCGCCATGGGTGACGCGGGCGCCGTAACGGTGCGTTCACCCATCGGCAATGACTATCGCGGCGAACCGGCGTTGACCTTTGAACTTCCCGGTCTGCCACAGGGCGCTATCGGGTTGACGCTGAGCGGCGACGATCTGATCGTGCGCGTGGGGTCCTATCGGCGGCATGTGCCGCTGCCTTCGCGCCTGCGCGGTGTTCGCGCCGTGCGCGCCACTCGTGAAGGCGATCTGCTCGTGGTGCGGCGCAGGTGATTATACCAATGACGATTGAAGATGCCGCATGCTGGTCATTCCGAGCGCAGCGACTTGTCATTCCGAGCGCAGCGAGGAATCGAAGCGGGTCGCGCACGACCCCTCGCGCTGCTCGGTGTGACCATGCCGGATGGTCACAGGTAAGTGATATTATTGCCACAACGATACCCAAGACCTTTGAGGTTGAGTGGAGGATGGATTACAGACCGCGCGCGCAGCGCCGGTCTCCCGGCTCCCGCACACGGGAGCGGGGCAGGGGGTGAGGGCGCAGCGGTCCGCCTGCGCTCGTTTCCCTCACGGCGCCATCCCCCACATCGCCATCTGCTCCTCAGCGCGGATGCGCCACTCCGAGGCCGGCGCGAGATCGGCGGCGCGGATCAGGGCGGTGCGCGCTGCTGTTCGATCTCCCAGCGCCGCTAGCGCCCGTCCATAGTGATATGCAGCCTCAGCACTCGCGGGGTCGAGGGTCTGCGCCAGCGCCGCCGCATCACGCGCTCCCGCAATATCGCCACATGCCAGGCGCGCGTGCGCCAGCGCCGACCACGACTGCGCATTCTTTGGCAGCCGGGCGACTGCTTCGGTGGCTGCGGGAAGCCCTTTTTCGCAGATCTGTAACGAGGTCTTCAGGTGGTACTGCGCCAGCGCCAGCGCGTAGGCGCCGCGCATCGCCGCCGGCGCAACCCGAAGCGCTTCGGCATACGCTGCCGCCGCTGCCGGATAATCGCGTTGCGCAGTATGCCATTCCCCCAGTGCCAGCAGGACATCCGGGTCGTTCGGCGCAAGGCGGCGCGCCTCCTGGAGTTCAGTAAGCGCCGCCTGCGCGTCATGCACGGCAAGGCGCCCCAGCGCCAGCAATATTCGTGGTCGCGGATCGTCCGGCGCAGCCAGTGCCAGATCGTGCAGGCGCGCCAGCGCAACTCCAACGTCGCCGTTCAATAGTTGCGCATACGCGGAATATGCTTCTGCCGCCTGCGTCAGCGACCCGCGTTCGCGCGCAATGGCAAACTGTTCTTCCGCCAGCCGCGTCCATCCCACATCCAGGTAGATCTGTCCTAACAGTTGCGGGCGGATTGCTTCGTCGGACGCCAGGATCGCTGCGATCTGCGCGACATCGGGGCGCGGCAGCGGACGCAACGGCGTTGCCAGCGGTTGTTCGATTGGATGCAGCCTGCCTTCCTTCGTGACCGCCATTCGCGCTTCATTCCATGCGCCGCTCAGGTCGCTTCCGGCGATTAGGGCGGCAATCCGGGCATGCGCTGTTCTGCGCCACGTGTCGGGAAGTCCAACCGCAAGAGCAGCGCGATACCCGGATTCTGCGCCTGCATAATCGTTCTGGCTCAACCGCTCTTCCGCCTCCAGCGCGAGGCGCAGACTGTACAATGCAGAAGATGTGGGGATCTGCATCCACATGCGCGAAGCTTCATCCGCATATCCCATATCTGCCGCCAGGCGACCCTGATACAACCGCGCCAGGGCGGTGTCGGCTTCGTTCAATCCCAACCTCAGCGCCCAACCGAATTCACGGCTCGCCGCTGCACTCTCGCCGCGCACCGTCAGCGCCATGCCGAGCCGCAGGCGTGCCGGGGCAAAACCGGGCGCGCGCGTCGCCAGCGCGTGGTAGGCGTGAAACGCCTCGTAGTGCCGTCCCGCGACGAAAAGCGCATCCGCCTGTCGCAACGCATCGCGCGGGTCGGGATGAAACGCGAGTCGCGCCGCTAGAAGCGTTGCCGCCAGTATGAGAAGGATTTGAATAAACTGGATGCGGTGAAACTTCACGGGTTTAAGAACCAGGAACTGAGCTCGACTTTATCCATTCGGTAGACGAAAAACGGGAGGCAGGGTACGCTTGGCTAGAACCCAACTACCACGAAGGGGCCAGCCATGCGCAACCTGCCACGAGCGATTATACCGGTCCTCCGCAAGTTCGAGTTGCTGTTTAGCGAGCGTGTATGGGAATGGGCGAAGATACTGCTCATCGGCGCCATCCTAGCCCCCGGCAAGCGCACGGTCACTTCGGCGCTGCGGGTGATGGGGCTGAGCGACGATGCGCAATTCCAGAACTACCATCGCGTCCTCAACCGCGCCGTCTGGTCGCCCTACGCCGCCAGCCGCATCCTGCTGCGCCTGCTCGTCGACGCCTTCGTTCCGTCCGATACGGCTATCGTGCTCGGCCTCGACGACCATATCGAGCGCCGGCGCGGGGCCAAGATCAAGGCCAAGGGGATCTACCGCGACCCTGTCCGCTCGTCGCGCTCGTTCTTCGTCAAGACCAGCGGCCTGCGCTGGTTGTGTCTGATGCTGCTCGCCCCCATCCCTTGGGCCCAGCGGGTTTGGGCCTTGCCCTTTCTGACCGTCCTGGCGCCCTCCGAGCGCTGCCATCAGGAGCTCGGCAAGCGCCACAAACAGCTCACCGACTGGGCGCGTCAGATCATCTTCCAAGTCCGTCAGTGGCTGCCCGAGCGCGTGCTGGTCGTTGTGGCCGACAGCAGCTACGCCGCGCTCGAACTGCTTGCCGCCTGCCAGGGCTTGCCCAACCCCGTTACCGTGGTCACGCGCTTGCGCTTGGATGCGGCCTTGTACGACACGGCGTACGTGCACCCAGCAGGGCGACCCGGTCGGCCGCGCAAGAAAGGCGCACGGCAGCCGACCCTGGAGCAGCGGCTCAGCGACCCGACCACAGACTGGCAGCACACGAGCGTGCGTTGGTATGGCGGAACGACGCGAACGGTGCGGCTGGCATCGGCAACGGCGGTCTGGTATCACAGTGGCTTGCCGCCGGTGAGCATTCGCTGGGTGCTCATTACCGACCCCGATGGGAAGTTTGAGGCCCAGGCGCTGCTGAGCACGAACCCGGCGGCTACCCCCAAGGAGATTGTGGAGTGGTTCGTGATGCGCTGGCAGGTGGAGGTCACGTTCGAGGAAGCGCGAGCACACTTGGGCATCGAGACCCAGCGCCAGTGGTCGGACCTGGCGATCCTGCGTACGACACCGGTGCTGTTGGGGTTGTTCTCGCTCGTGACGCTGTTCGCCCATCACCTACTCCAAGCAGGCGAGTTGCCCGTGAGGCAGGCGGCCTGGTACACCAAGGCGCTGCCGACCTTCAGCGACACACTGGCCTTCGTCCGCAAGCAGCTCTGGCCGGTCACCATTTCTTGGATGTCGCCTGCGGAAGCCGACATGGTCAAAATCCCGAAGTCGTTACTTGTTCGCCTGACTGATGCGCTCGCCTATGCTGCGTGAGCGGCACAGATGGATAAAGTCGAGCTGAGAACCAGAGGTCAAAGGTTAAGGGTGAGGAGTTATACCAATGACGATCGACGATGCCGCATGCTTGTCATTCCGAGCGCAGCGACGGGTCATTCTGCGCGCAGCGACGGGTCATTCCGAGCGCAGCGAGGAATCTCAGCGGGTCGCGCACGCCCCTCTCGCCTCTTGCCCCGCGCCTCGGGTCTCGTTTCAACATTCGACCTTCTTCAACGTGAAACGTTCGCCCCTCTCGCCTCTTGCCCCGCGCCTCGGGTCTCGTTTCAACATTCGACCTTCTTCAACGTGAAACGTTCGCCCCTCTCGCCTCTTGCCCCGCGCCTCGGGTCTCGTTTCAACATTCGACCTTCTTCAACGTGAAACGTTCGCCCCTCTCGCCTCTTGCCCCGCGCCTCGGGTCTCGTTTCAACATTCGACCTTCTTCAACGTGAAACGTTCGCCCCTCTCGCCTCTTGCCCCGCGCCTCGGGTCTCGTTTCAACATTCGACCTTCTTCAACGTGAAACGTTCGCCCCTCTCGCCTCTTGCCCCGCGCCTCGGGTCTCGTTTCAACATTCGACCTTCTTCAACGTGAAACGTTCGCCCCTCTCGCCTCTTGCCCCGCGCCTCGGGTCTCGTTTCAACATTCGACCTTCTTCAACGTGAAACGTTCGCCCCTCTCGCCTCTTGCCCCGCGCCTCGGGTCTCGTTTCAACATTCGACCTTCTTCAACGTGAAACGTTCGCCCCTCTCGCCTCTTGCCCCGCGCCTCGGGTCTCGTTTCAACATTCAACCTTCTTCAACGTGAAACGTTCGCCCCTCTCGCCTCTTGCCCCGCGCCTCGGGTCTCGTTTCAACATTCGACCTTCTTCAACGTGAAACGTTCGCCCCTCTCGCCCCTTGCCCCGCACCTCGGGTCTCGTTTCAACATTCGACCTTCTTCAACGTGAAACGTTCGCCCCTCTCGCCTCTTGCCCCGCGCCTCGGGTCTCGTTTCAACATTCGACCTTCTTCAACGTGAAACGTTCGCCCCTCTCGCCCCTTGCCCCGCGCCTCGGGTCTCGTTTCAACATTCGACCTTCTTCAACGTGAAACGTTCGCCCCTCTCGCCTCTTGCCCCGCGCCTCGGACCTCGTTTCAACATTCGACCTCCTTCAACGTGAAACGTTCGCCCCTCTCGCCTCTCACCTCACCCCTCTCGCCTCACCCCTCTCGCCTCACCCCTCTCGCCTCTCGCCTCACCCCTCTCGCCTCACCCCTCTCGCCTCTCGCCTCACCCCTCTCGCCTCTCGCCTCTCGCCTCTCGCCTCACCCCTCTCACCTCTCGCTTCTCGCCTCACCCCTCTCGCCTCTTGCCCCGCGCCTCGGACCTCGTTTCCACGTTCAATGTTCAACCTTCAACGCTTCCTCACACATTGTTTACAACTTCGGCTCGATTTCGCAACCAAATTGCAACTGTTTCCATGCCCCTTCATGTAGTATAGTCGAAGTGATGTGTGCCTGCCACGTATGCGGAAATATGATTATGTGGCGGGCATTTGTATACGTTGCGTCGTCCTGTCGTCCGCTCTCCTCATTCAGCGCAAGGTGGTTTGCATGGCAACAACCCACACCTCACATCGTGCTCGACGCCTGCACATGCGCCGTTGGGCAGTGATTTCCGCTGCCGCTCTGATGCTCTCGACCCTGCTCGCCTTTTTTGGTGCGCGTGTTGCGAGCGCTGTCGGCGACCTGACGGTGCGCGTCTACGCGGATAGTAACCGCAATGGGCAGTACGACGGCGGCGAACCCGCTGTGAGCGGTGTACCGGTGTCGGTGTTTAACACCGACAACAATCTGCTCTATTCGGTGAACACGAATGCCTCTGGATTGGCAATCTTTCCCAACACTCCCAACGGCGATTACCGCGTCGAGGTGACGAACCCCAACAATGGTCTTCCCAACGGCACCGTTGTCTCCGTGCCAGGACCGACAACGCCAGGGCAGGACAATGCTCTGGTGTTTTTTGTGAATATCAACAATGCGCCGGTTCAGCGCGATGTCGGTCTCCGGTCGCTCGATGCGTCCGGCATTGATGCCGGCGCTCCTGCTGGATTCCGCACCATCGTCGTGCGCGCATGGGACGATCAGGACGCCAATGGCATTCAGGACGCCGGTGAACCCGGCTTGAGCGGGCTGACGCTCGGATTGTACACTCCGTCGAATGTGCTGGTCGCCACTGCGACCGCCGGACCAGATGGCACGTACCGTTTTGTGGACAATGTCCCGGCAGGTGTCAGCAACTACACTATCCGCGTCACCGGCGGCATTCCTGCCGGGTGGGTGCTGACGACGCCCAATGCGAACTTCGACAGTGAGGATCGGCGCGACTCCGATGCGCAACTCGTTGTGGGCGAGCCGCGCATTACCGTTCCCAATGCAGCGCGCGGTGTGAATGACGATAGTCTGGACGTCGGCTTCGCGCGCGGCGCGGTGAGCGGCTTCGTCTGGCGCGACCTTGACCAGAACGGTCTGCGCGATCCGGGTGAGCCGTTCATCAATGGCGTGGAGGTCGAATTGCGTGACTCATCCGATAATCTCATCGATACGCAGACCACGCGATCCATCCTCAACGATCCTGCCAATCGCGCCGGGTTCTTTGAGTTCGTGAGTGTGCCGCTGACGGCGACGTACCGAGTGCGCATTCCGAATGACGAGTTCAATGCCGCCACCGATCCGCTCTATGGTCATGCGACGCCGCCCAACCAGACGGCAACCCCGCCTGCTATCGGCGATCAGGGTCTTATCAACGGCACAACGGATGGTCCTGCGGTTATCGGCGCTAGTGATTTCCTCCAAACACCCAACTTTACCCTGGATGCAACCAATCGTCGCAATGAGACCTCGAATTTCGGCCTCTACGCCGGCACGGTCGGCGATTTCGTCTGGCACGATGTGAACCGCAACGGGAGCGTTGATCCGCTCGAAACAACGCTCGGATTGGCGAATGCGCTGGTCTTTGTGGACCTGGATAGCGACTGTCAGATCGACACAGGCGAACCACAGATGACCACCGATCTCTAC
This region includes:
- a CDS encoding ArsA family ATPase; protein product: MVKLLVYTGSPGAGISMAAAAEAARAADAGKRTLLLTYGSTAGLGALLGVAIGSVPVEVAPRLNALALDARSELAAAWEETRATLLPPFSNLAGDELPQPPASDAAFALLRIRDLAPNYDRVVVDAGPHDPLIEALGVPDNLRWIARLLIGLDGQPAQGSLLPGLLLPPEFVSNLRRVLVEAERLRNLLDAPASMVCYVLRPDAAALAEARLAIPAIQLHGVAVGALVAGPLLPPNPEDARLAPLERLQAALLDEAAAIWSARPLLRLDMSATAGGHMPLLLAGRAMGDAGAVTVRSPIGNDYRGEPALTFELPGLPQGAIGLTLSGDDLIVRVGSYRRHVPLPSRLRGVRAVRATREGDLLVVRRR
- a CDS encoding tetratricopeptide repeat protein — translated: MKFHRIQFIQILLILAATLLAARLAFHPDPRDALRQADALFVAGRHYEAFHAYHALATRAPGFAPARLRLGMALTVRGESAAASREFGWALRLGLNEADTALARLYQGRLAADMGYADEASRMWMQIPTSSALYSLRLALEAEERLSQNDYAGAESGYRAALAVGLPDTWRRTAHARIAALIAGSDLSGAWNEARMAVTKEGRLHPIEQPLATPLRPLPRPDVAQIAAILASDEAIRPQLLGQIYLDVGWTRLAEEQFAIARERGSLTQAAEAYSAYAQLLNGDVGVALARLHDLALAAPDDPRPRILLALGRLAVHDAQAALTELQEARRLAPNDPDVLLALGEWHTAQRDYPAAAAAYAEALRVAPAAMRGAYALALAQYHLKTSLQICEKGLPAATEAVARLPKNAQSWSALAHARLACGDIAGARDAAALAQTLDPASAEAAYHYGRALAALGDRTAARTALIRAADLAPASEWRIRAEEQMAMWGMAP
- a CDS encoding IS701 family transposase encodes the protein MRNLPRAIIPVLRKFELLFSERVWEWAKILLIGAILAPGKRTVTSALRVMGLSDDAQFQNYHRVLNRAVWSPYAASRILLRLLVDAFVPSDTAIVLGLDDHIERRRGAKIKAKGIYRDPVRSSRSFFVKTSGLRWLCLMLLAPIPWAQRVWALPFLTVLAPSERCHQELGKRHKQLTDWARQIIFQVRQWLPERVLVVVADSSYAALELLAACQGLPNPVTVVTRLRLDAALYDTAYVHPAGRPGRPRKKGARQPTLEQRLSDPTTDWQHTSVRWYGGTTRTVRLASATAVWYHSGLPPVSIRWVLITDPDGKFEAQALLSTNPAATPKEIVEWFVMRWQVEVTFEEARAHLGIETQRQWSDLAILRTTPVLLGLFSLVTLFAHHLLQAGELPVRQAAWYTKALPTFSDTLAFVRKQLWPVTISWMSPAEADMVKIPKSLLVRLTDALAYAA